GGAATTCATACATGTCACATTTAGACAAAGTTAAAAACGGTAATGGATTTATTGCAGCGTTAGACCAAAGTGGAGGTTCAACACCTAAAGCTTTACGTTTATACGGTATCGCTGAAGATAGCTACGATACTGAAGAGGAAATGTTCGATCTTGTACACCAAATGCGTACACGTATCGTTACGTCACCAGCATTTACTAGCGACAAAATCTTAGGTGCAATTCTTTTCGAACAAACGATGGAAAGTAAAGTTGACGGTAAATACACTGCGGAATACTTAAGAGACAAAGGTATCGCGCCATTCTTAAAAGTAGATAAAGGACTTGCTGATGAAGAAAACGGCGTTCAATTAATGAAACCAATGCCTGAACTTGATGAGTTATTAGACCGTGCAAACGAACACGGCATCTTCGGTACAAAAATGCGTTCAGTAATCCACGAAGCAAACGAAGGTCCGATTAAAGAAGTTGTAGAGCAACAATTCGAAATCGGTAAGAAAATCTTAGCTAAAGGGTTAGTACCGATCATCGAGCCTGAAGTTGACATCAACTCTAAAGACAAAGAAAAAATCGAGGACATTTTAAAAGTAGCGATTTTAGAAGAGCTAGATAAGTTAGAAGAAGGACAAGACGTCATGCTTAAACTGACAATTCCTTCGGTAAGAAATAACTTCAAAGAATTAGTCGACCACAAACGCGTCATTCGTGTCGTTGCATTATCAGGTGGATATAGCCGTGCAACAGCAAACGAACTATTAAAAGAAAACGAAGGAATCATCGCGAGTTTCTCACGCGGGTTAACAGAAGGATTATCAGTCGATCAAACTGATGAAGAATTCAACAACCTACTCGCTGATTCAGTAGAAAAAATCTACGACGCTTCAGTTAACAAGAAATAATTAAAGATGATAAAACCGAAATTCTAATCGAATTTCGGTTTTTTCTATTTTTCAGGGTGTTTCATCGGTTCGATTGGTTAGATTTAGCTGCGTGGTGAGTTGGTATGGTGGAATCGTCGGTGAAAGTTGAATCTCGACGATGATTCTGGCGAATCGTCGGTGAATTCGATTCCCCACCGACGCTAACAGGACTTTCGTCGGCGAAATTTCTATTCGCCGACGGGAATCATCGAATCGTCGGTGAAATTCGCGATTTCTCATTTTTCGCCGACGATACTGCATTTTGCGTCGGTGTACCAAAAACTCGCCGACGATAACCCTCACAGCGACGGTGAGTTTTTCATCTCGCCGACGATTCGAGAAAAAGTAGATAAAGAACTCATACACCTCTCCTAAAAATTATTTAAAAAGTTTATAAAATCAAATATATGTGTTTTTAGAAAATATTTTTAACGAATTTTATTTATTAAACTTATTATAATTTAATTTTATATTTCATAATACCTTTATATTTCTTAATAATATTCAAAATTAAATATTATGTTTAAAATTAAAATTTAAGGGTATTTAAGTAATATTGAATGGAGGTGATAATAATGTTTACTAAAAAATTTGTTCATCATTTGCAATTGTTATTATGTTAACTACATCGTTTACACTTAACAATTCTTTTGTATCCGCTTCCTCTAATTATGAAAAAAATTATGATGAAATGCATTATAATACCAACAGTGAAGTGGAGCAAAATTCTGCATCTGCTATAGCTATTTTTGTCGGTGGTGTGTTAGTAGGTTATTTAGTTGATGGTGTTATAGAATATACTACTGGACACAATGCATCATATTGGGTTGCAAATGGATTAGAGTGGGTAGAAAAAGCTCTTGTTGGTACCACTTATCCACCTGGCTACTATATCATCGTTACAAAAGAAGGTAATATGAGCGTCTGTGATTCATCAGGTAACTGTCAAATTAATGCAAATAATTTAAGTAAATTATGAGGAGTTGATTTATAATGAAAAACTCGAAGTACCTCGGTATATTCTTACTCGGTTTTCTCGTTGCATTTATTTTAATTTACTTGTTTGGAAACCCTTTAACTTAGAATAGGAGTTTATGATTGAATTCACGAAAGTTTTTTATCAAACTAAAAGTCCTTCGCACTACATAACTATTTAGAGATAGTCTCAAAATATTAT
Above is a genomic segment from Nosocomiicoccus massiliensis containing:
- a CDS encoding fructose bisphosphate aldolase, whose protein sequence is MSHLDKVKNGNGFIAALDQSGGSTPKALRLYGIAEDSYDTEEEMFDLVHQMRTRIVTSPAFTSDKILGAILFEQTMESKVDGKYTAEYLRDKGIAPFLKVDKGLADEENGVQLMKPMPELDELLDRANEHGIFGTKMRSVIHEANEGPIKEVVEQQFEIGKKILAKGLVPIIEPEVDINSKDKEKIEDILKVAILEELDKLEEGQDVMLKLTIPSVRNNFKELVDHKRVIRVVALSGGYSRATANELLKENEGIIASFSRGLTEGLSVDQTDEEFNNLLADSVEKIYDASVNKK